The nucleotide sequence CTGTCTGGTGGAGAGCTACAGCGCTTCGCCATCGCCATGGTGTGCATACAGAATGCGGACATCTTCATGTTCGATGAGCCGTCCTCGTATCTGGATGTGAAACAGCGTCTCAACGCTGCCCTGACCATTCGATCGCTCTTGCATCCCACCAAGTGAGTTGAAATATTTTATGGATGTCCCCTTATTAAGGATAAATTCCATTTCCCCAGGTTCATTATCGTGGTGGAGCACGATTTGTCTGTGCTGGATTACTTGTCCGACTTTATTTGCTGTCTTTACGGAGTTCCCGGCTGCTACGGAGTGGTCACTATGCCTTTCTCCGTGCGTGAAGGCATCAACATATTCCTCGATGGCTTTGTGCCCACCGAAAACATGCGTTTCCGTACCGAGTCACTTACTTTCAAGGTATCCGAATCGGCCACGGAGGAGGAGATCAAGCGCATGAACCACTACGTGTATCCCTCCATGGTCAAGACCCTGGGCAAATTCGAGCTGACGGTGGAGAAGGGTCACTTCAGCGACTCCGAGATCCTGGTTTTGCTGGGCGAAAACGGTACTGGCAAGACAACGTTCATCCGAATGCTGGCCGGCAACCTACAGCCCGATGGCGAGGTGGAACTGCCAATGCTCAACATCTCGTATAAGCCGCAGAAGATTTCCCCGAAATTCCAGAACCATGTGCGCCATTTGCTGCACGATAAGATTCGCGACGCCTACGTGCATCCGCAGTTCATTGCCGATGTTATGAAGCCCATGAAGATCGAGGAGATCATGGACCAGGAGGTGCAGAACCTTTCCGGTGGTGAGTTGCAGCGAGTGGCCTTGGTTTTGTGCCTGGGCAAGCCGGCGGATGTCTACCTCATTGACGAACCTTCTGCCTACTTGGATTCGGAGCAGCGTCTGGTGGCCGCCAAGGTTATCAAGCGGTAGGTTTTGGCGAAACTTTGAATTGGTATGCAAATACTGATCGCTCCCCATTTCAGCTATATTTTGCACGCCAAGAAAACTGGATTTGTGGTGGAGCACGATTTCATCATGGCCACCTACCTCGCCGACCGTGTGATCGTTATTGAGGGTCAGCCTTCGGTCAAGACGACGGCCTTCTCGCCGCAGTCGCTGCTGAATGGCATGAACCGCTTCCTCGAACTGCTCGGCATCACCTTCCGTCGCGATCCTAACAACTTCAGGCCCCGCATCAACAAgaacaattcggtcaaggatACGGAACAGAAGCGCTCCGGCCAGTTCTTCTTCCTGGAGGACGAGGCTTGTAATTAAGACAGGATCACTGACCACCTCAATTGGACAGCTCGTTTTCCTTTGTTCTCTTCAGCTCTCCCTTGTTCATTTTGCATTCTTTGGTCGAAAACACATTTACTTTCaatatattttgttattgttgtcgAGGATTACGTACAATCGAAAATTGGGGATTAATTGTACTTGATTAAAGTGAGTTTTATATACGTTTTTACAGCGAAATAAATAGTAAACCCAAAACAACAGGAAATAATTGTTGTCTTAAATGAGTCTagcaaaaataaacaaattttctttATACAAAACTGCAAATAAAGTTTTTTCTCAACCGCAATGATATTTCATAAGAATGCGTCTAACAGATGGTGCTTATTGTCGGGTTCTTTATTTTAATCGCAAAATCTGAAATGCATAAATTCAAAACACATCTGACATCTGCAAATTAACACGTATTTATTGCACTTAAGCGATAATTACACAAAATACGCACAATAGAAATGTAAATATGAATATAAATTACATACAAATTTCGTCATTTCAAATACGATCACAATTCGAAATAAACACAATGGATAACAGCTACAAACATTTATAAGTGTATAATTTACAATATTTGTTTTATGGATATACCAACGCATGCACAGCATAATTGTTAATATAAACGCTTTTGAAGCTTTAAGTTTTTGCGATTTAATCAAATTTACATACAAATGTTCTCGAAAAAggcaaatattttgaatttataatACTAAATTTGATCTGTGGCTTGGAGGCCACTAAATAACTGACACAAGTAAGTACTATAAATAGGTAATTCTGGAGACTTATGCGCTAAAAATTCCATAAAAGTAAATGCGTCAAAAATTGACCCAAATCTTTGATAGTTGCCATGTGCAGTTTCAATTTtcgaatctaaatctgagttCGACAGTAGAGAGCGCGTTTTGCAAGGAGAGAGTTTCAAGTTACAGCATTATCTCTTTAATCTTTCATTTTACAAAGTAACTATAAAACGAAACTTCTATAGTATAAGTATAGTTGTTAAAAATGGACATACGTATGTCTAAAATTGAGTGTTGAGTTGATCCAAAAGCAGATCCTATGGTTTATCCAATAATTCAATTACCTTGTGTTGTTTTCTATTTTCTTCAGCATTATTCTTTTTGTAAATGGAACTTTTAGTGACTTAATTTTAGTGTTGCTATATGCTTAAATAATTTTCGAAATCTTGCAACAGAACGtatcaaaaataaatgtatatcaTGCAGGAGATTAAAAGATAGAGAACTTCTGAGGTAGCCGACTATGCAACGTCTGAACTTTTCATAAGTGTGGACACTTCCTGGCTGAGTTCCAAGGCCTGTTTGCGCAGTTTGAGGGCCTGAAAGGTAAACAACGTGAGTAAGCGATTCGGTTTCTATATTTAGATGTACTTACCTGAGTTCTGAGCTCCTTCTCGTGGGTCACGAGTTCCTGAATTTGCGACATGACTGTGGCGCAGCTACGCTGATCTATCACCCACCGCAAATAAAGATCTGAAATCAATGGTTTATAAATCCGTCCATCTGTAAGATTCAGTAACATACCGCTCCACAACTCCAAGCTAATAGGCGCCACCGATGGCCATATCACATTGGCATTGGGCTCGTACAGCGGATTCAACAGTGTCTGGAGGACATCTGGCCGGTTTAGATAAGACCACAGGCTCGTCGTCCTGGTGTGGACGTTCAGTTCGCTCCGCTCTCGCTCTGAATCGCACAGAAAGGTGCCATACTGCGAGAAATGGCTGTGCTCGAAGAGCAGGATCAGCAGCTGAGTGCTAAACTCAAAGCTGCAGGGAAACTGCGTGTAAAGCTGGTAGATGCAGTCCAGGAAGAGCACAAAAGTGGCACCAGATGTCTTGTTGCGTGTCTGATTTGGCGTATAGCATGAGAAGCGATGGCGGGAGGCGAACGGATGACCCGCCTGAATCCATTCGCGCTCTATCAAAGCTTGTAGACTATAaggaaaatatatatgtttagagCACTATTCACTATAGTAAATAGATGATGACTCACCCCCTTACAGTGCGGCAGTCGGGATTGAGGATGATCTGCACCAGGGAGGTGACAATAAGCGTGGAGTCCAAGCCCTTGGCCCCGTGAACCAACACCGGGCTGCCCTCCTGGTCCAGGCACTGGGCCACCACACAAGAAGCATTTAGCGAGTTCAGAACGAGACTCAGCCAGCCGCTGCTTTCGAGTCGCGACAACCACTTGTCCGAGCTGCAGCCCAAATCGTTGCAGGCCTCGATCAGCCGAGCAAAACTATCCAAGATAGAAGCGGGCGAGCTGACGTTGCCAATCGATCGATTGACCTTCTTCCATTGCGAATAGTGCAGGTCCGTTTCCGTGTTGGACTTGCCCTTGCCCCAAGTGTCTACGATAAAGCCTTTTCGACTGCGTCCCAGAACAAGATTAAGGATGGCCTCATCGGCTCGACAGCGTTTGATGCCCTGAATGGACAGCGGCTGGGAACTGCGCATCAGCGTGGCCTGTTAATATGATTCATTGCATTAATTTAATCGAATTTGCTGCTGGTGTGCAGTGGTTGCAGTGACTTACGCCATTTTCATGCCTGTAGCTCAGCACGGGAAAACGACCGCCGTCCCGGAACGCGGCGGAGAGCACTATCTGCTCGTCCGTAATTGCTTTAGGTACAATTAGCGTGGCGCCATATGTGGCACAGACGCTGAAGTCTCTGTTGACGTTGGTGATGCGCCACTCGCAGGCGGCCTGGGTGCCCTGAAGCGCTCCACCGCCCACACCACCCGCCAGGGCGTCTATCGCAAAGCCATTCTGCAGGGGATGAGGCAGGCCAGGGCCCACAGCAAGCGTCGATGTCGATGTTGATGGCATGCAAATTGTTATGTTGGCCACATTCGGCGACGACCCACCGCCCATGCCCACCCCGCTGATGAGCTTGGCGAACTCCAGCTCGGGCCTGTCGATTGAGTGGAGGGAGGATAATTGAATTGTAGCCAATTTATCAGGGGTTGGAAAGCATGTGTACCTACCTAAACATCGTGTAGCCGTCCTCTAGGATCGAGTACATGGGCCGGTAGAAGAAGGGATACAGCAGCTCGGTATTTTGGATGGCACTGAGTGCCTCCAGCGATGCAGCCACATTGAAGAACTCCTTGCCGCACTTGATCTCTAGCGAGATGATGCGCAGGTCCTTGCATTTCAGGGTGATGAGGCCACCGACCACGATGTTTTGCGACAAACTGGGCTTTTTCTCCACACAGTCGATGTTCTTGTGCAGCAACTGGAAGGGGTATGAGGCGGATGTATCAGCAATTCGATTATTAGCGCTCCATTGAAGCTGAAGCACATAGGATTAGGGGAAATCTGCTTACCCACAGCTCCTGGCTGGTTTCCTGGCGGGCGCTCAGCAGCAAATGGTGCCCGGTGATGCACAGTGTGCCAACTGTTGCACCCGACGCCCCCGCATTCGAGGGGTCGTGCAGAAGGACTCCGTCCAGCTTGGGGGTCTTTATCAGGTCGGCGAATTCCATGGCGTTGGCGTCTCGCCCACGGCGGGGTGTCCGCTTTGATTTAGCCCCGGCCTAATTaactttttgcattttgcccCGGCTATCTCCTGTTGCCACTTGATTGCTTCTGTTGACGCCGCCGCCCACCGCCTCCTCCTTCTCCTCTCCTCTGCTCCGCCCTTCTTCGCCGCGGTTCTCCCGCCTTTCCAGGCCCTTTTTTTGAACGCACAGCACTGCGTACGTCACCGGCTCTGGCGGGGATTGGCTGTATCTGCGGCTCTGCTGATCTGCGACAGCCAATCGAACTCGCTCCGGGAGTTTGAAACCTTTGTTGTACGCCCCCGCTTACGGCACAGATTGCATTTCTTTctttcggtttcggtttccgttctgtgctgtttttttttgtgctttCCGTAGTGTGCCCGTCGCTTACTGATAGCGAAAGCTCAGTTCTGGAAGGCACTGCCACACTGCTGGTTttgaaccgttatttcccttttgcaaAAAATGTTAGGATCGgggttatttttttttaaatgtacccttttcttttaaatttcataCCATTCTTAACGggtttcttaaaaaaatatgtaaagtCGTTTAACACCTATTGGgctacaaatttaaaataaatagttaATAAGCTgctaaaaacataaaaattaaaaatatgttaGGTCAAGACTTTTGAAATAATCACTATTAGAATTCGAATATATTCTGTGTGATTTGCTAATTCTTTCTGAATTGCAAACAAAGCTTAATATTCTCGCTCAAAAACCTTTTATGATCTTAAATAAAATCCCACCATTGCATACTGGGTTGCATGTCACACGCACATGCGGTCCTTTAATCcaaataaaattaagaaaTGATTATGATAGACTTGCAATATGGCTAAATTAAGTTTTACATATGTTACACACAGACAGCGATGCCGTTCAAAGTTTGTGGTCCGGGCCAGCAGAAGCGTCAGATACTCTTTGGAATGCGCTGCAGCAGACGGTGGCAAGGTGACTTAGTAATTGGAGTCTCCCCTTCAGCTCAAACGACTCCTGTGGGACGCACATTGGTTGGCGGCGGGGCACCACTGGGCCTTGTCATGATGTCCATGGCATTCTTGAAGAGCTGCGTCTTCACAAAGTCGGTGGCGGCAGAGTTCAGATCCTGGCTGGCGCCATAATTGCACTTGATGTAGCCGTACAGATTGGCGGCATTCAGCGCAATGGCGATCATTACCAGCAGCAGCCACTTGAACTTGAGGCCGAACAGGGCCATCAGGAAGAAGAGGCCCCAGAAGAAGGGACAGAGGATGAGTCCCAGCCAAAAGATGCGCTGCTCGTGCTTGTTGATCCGACTCTGGTAGGATTCAGACTGCGTTTCATCATCAAGGGCTATCAAGTTTGCTAATCTCGTGACTCACGTTCTTTGACTCGAACACCCAGTGCGACACTCCATCGTCGTCGACGTAGTTCCACCAGCGCAGACCCACCAGCAACCTTCCCGAGATGTTCTTGACCGTCCAGAAGTCGGCGGACAGGAACAGCACCACGAACACGAAGCTGGTGATGAAGGAGTCGCTGAACCAGCCGCAGAACATATAGATCACGATGGCGGCGCCCCTGAAGAACAGGTGGAAGAAGGTGACGTAGGGGTGCCTGTGGGGTGGAAAGAGGAGGGGTGTTTTCAGCTGGCTCCATGGATTGGAATTCCCGGGTGGTTTTGTTCTGCCTACGTGTATTTCTGGCCCGCGCGACTGGGATCCCGCATCTCGTCCTCCTCGCCAAAGGGTATCGTGTCATCGTCGAGCAGCGGCACCTGTATAACACGTAGCTTGGATTAGTTCAGCTGTTCAGGGTCTCAAGATGGGAGTTTTTCGAAGAAAACCTCGGGTCGTATTGTCATTGTGGCACACCAAAAAAGCAGCTTGTTAGGTGTTAGTGCGGCATACATACATTTCTTACCGTTGCGGAGGCCATGCTTGTGTTGGGAGTGATGTCTAATTCTTAGTTGGGTTCAATTTTCATGGGGTTTTCTatgtttttggggtttttaatacattttctttGCCTATTTTCCaggttgttgttcttgtttttGCCTGCGTAGCCGTCTATCGTTATCGCACTAGGTCGATAGCTAGTAGGGTTGTCGTGTTTCTTGGGGTGGAAGTAGGTTGGCAGCACCACAAGTTATCGAACATAAAGTTATCggttttaaaagttttaattaaatttgtaacGTTCATTTAAAGATTGTGTTCTTGTTAATTTGCCTCCTATTAAGTTAAAGagctttaaatatataatacgAATTATAATATACTAGAAACACATTAATGGTAAGCCATAACGAACAGAATCCCTATTTTTGTTAAAAGATGTTAATTGTAAAAACCAGAAATAACACCTTTTTAATGCTCTGTGACCTGGATTTCTCAATACTACATTTTTGTGGTGCAAACGAAGAGGAAGCCATTGAAATGCAGCATCCAACACTTGTCAACCCACTACAACTAGAAAACTCCATCAGTAGCTCGTTGATCGCCTGGTTTGTGGGACGGACTTCAACTGCTAACCTTTCACGATGGAAAAATGTCGAGCCTCCTCTAGGATATTGATCGTCGGAGCAGGAGCCTCGGGAATTGCCGCCGCCACGCGACTCCTGCAGAACAACTTTGGCGATGTGCAGATCCTGGAGGCGGAGAACCGCATCGGTGGGCGGATCAACACCATCGCTTTTGGGGACAACGTCGTCGATGTGGGCGCCCAGTGGGTCCATGGCAAGGAGCGCAATTGTGTGTACGAGATGGTCAAGGATATGGGCGTGGTGAGCGACACTGGTGACTTTTTCAGCGACGTCAAGAGAGTGAGGTCCAACAAGGAGGTGGTTCCGCATGATCTGGCCTGCAGCATTCACGACATTGCCTTGAGGAGCATGCCAAGTGGTCCCCTTCCGGTGGTGGGATCCTTCGGCAATCACCTGGTGGAGACCTACTGGCGGAACATCGAGAGCCATTTGCCTCGGGTGGACAGGACCTTGGCCAGTGAGGCCTTGGATGCGTTTGCCAAGCATGAGAGTTCCATCATTGGTGCGGACAGCCTTTTTGAGGTCTCCGTCAGGGAACACATCGAGTATGATGAATGCGATGGCGACAAGCTGGTCCACTGGGGTACAAAGGGATACAAAAGATTCCTACGCCTGCTGATGAAGGTCGGTGAGGATGCGCCCGAGGAGCTGGGCTTACTCGAGGGAAGGGTTCGTCTCGGCAAGAAGGTCACCAAGATTGAATTGGCCAGCCCTCGTAAGGTGATCGTGCGCTGCGAAGATGGGGATTACTTCGAGGTGGACCACGTCATCTGCACTGTTTCCCTGGGCGTCCTGCAGGAGCAGCACGAGAGGCTCTTTGTTCCACCTCTTCCAGCGGCCAAGGTGAATGCCATTCGAGGACTCACCCTTGGGACTGTGAACAAAATGTATATGGAGTTTGAGGAGCAACCTTTTCCAAAGGATTGGGTGGGTTTCTTCTGCTTTTGGTTGGCCGAGGATCTGAAGGAGTTGCGCAAGACGGAGTACTTCTGGCTGGAAGGAATTACCGGTTGCCACAAGATCACCTGCCAGCCGCGACTGCTGATGGCCTGGGTGGGGGGTTCATTTGGTCGTCACATGGAGACCCTGTCCGATGAGAAGGTCCTAGAGGGTTTGCAGTGGCTCTTCCGCAAGTTCCTCACCTTTGAGATTCCTCCACCGAAGCGCTTTCACCGCAGCAAGTGGTTCTCAAATCCGAATTTCCGCGGCACCTGGACCTTTCGTCCCACGAAGGCCGATGAACGGGAGACGGGACCCAGGGATCTGGAGGCTCCTGTGACGGGCGAGGATGGCCACCTGGGCCTCCTGTTCGCCGGAGAAGCCTCCAGCAGGAACCACTTTTCAACCGTTCACGGAGCCGTGGAGGCGGGATGGCGAGAAGCAGATCGTCTGATCAGGCTCTACTCCACTTGCGGTTCCAAATCCTGAAAAAGTCTcgtttttggtatttttctatgtgcttttaatttttgttggGCTGTTTAAATTCTTCgtttccaaaataaaattattttagtgGTACTTTAAACTCTGTCATTTATAGAAAACATATATTAAAAGTACCTTAAAAAGGTAAGAGGTTGTAAGGTTTCGAACTTAACTTCTTACtgcaaaaattataacttaaAAGCTGGGTAGTCTTTGAGTTATATGTTAACCTGGCCTTCTTTTTAAcacaacaaataaataaataaaaaattaaacaaatttgcaaaataaaaGCTAGACCGTTACTTTTTTGAAATTAGCACACTTCCTCGAATTATCGGTCATCGCATCAGCTGATTTTACGCCATCACTAATGTGATTTTGAAATCTTTTATTTGACATAACATAacacaacaataaaaatgcaaataatTAGGAATTGCAGCAGCAAACTACTGAAACACAAGTACCTGTGCCAGCCGAAGGTGTACTCCCTGTACTACAGTACACTTAAAGGTGCGTCTGCCCCAGTTTCATTCATAAAACCAGTGCCGGCTAAAGGATTCGTTTTCCTCCACTTGCAGATGCGGCGAAGGAGCTTCCGCTGGCCACAGGCTACCAGCCACGCCCCGTGGAACAGGCCTATTGGGAGCGGGAGCAGCGCCAGGCGAATCTCCCCAAGCCTTCGGAAGGTGGTTGCAAAAGGGGTTCCTACCGCATGCTCCTTCCGCCGCCAAATGTCACAGGGAATCTCCACCTGGGCCACGCCCTGATGGCCACCGTGCAGGACGTGATTGCCCGCCAGCACCAGCAGCTTGGCTATGAGGTGGACTGGGTGCCAGGCACAGATCACGCGGGGATTGCCACCCAGGTGGTTGTGGAACGAACGCTTGCCGCTTCGCAGGGTAAAACACGCCAGGAATTGGGACGCCCGGCGTTTTTGGACGAAGTGTGGCGCTGGAAGGCGGAAAAGGGCACCGGCATTGTTCAGGATCTCCGCCAACTTGGCTGCCGGCTTAACTGGCAACGTGAGTACTTCACCATGGACGAGCAGCAGGCCCATGCAGTCAATGTGGCCTTCGAGCGACTCTTCGACGAGGGCCTCATCCGTAGACGCAATTCGCTGGTCAACTGGTCTACCGCTCTACGCTCCGCCATTTCCGACATCGAGGTGGATGTGATAGACATCAAGGAACCGGTGGAGATCGCCGTTCCGGGCTACGAACGCAATGTGCTCTTTGGCAGGATCTACGATTTCGCCTATCGTGTGGTGGATGGTGAAACACTGCCGGATGGTTCGGTTGAGGAGATTGTGGTGTCCACCACCAGACCAGAGACTATCCTAGGCGATGTAGCTGTAGCTGTGCATCCACTCGATCCTCGCTACAGCAAGTACCGCCATTTAGAGGAGGTGAAGCTCAAGCATCCCTTCCGTGAAGACACCATTCCACTCGTTTTCGACAT is from Drosophila suzukii chromosome 3, CBGP_Dsuzu_IsoJpt1.0, whole genome shotgun sequence and encodes:
- the pix gene encoding protein Pixie: MSRRKENEEVDKQTRIAIVSDDKCKPKRCRQECKKTCPVVRMGKLCIEVTPTSKIASLSEELCIGCGICVKKCPFEAITIINLPSNLEKHTTHRYSKNSFKLHRLPIPRPGEVLGLVGQNGIGKSTALKILAGKQKPNLGKYANPPDWTEILSYFRGSELQNYFTKILEDNLKALVKPQYVDQIPKAVRGAVGDLLDKKDERELQTKICDMLDLSHIRDREIAQLSGGELQRFAIAMVCIQNADIFMFDEPSSYLDVKQRLNAALTIRSLLHPTKFIIVVEHDLSVLDYLSDFICCLYGVPGCYGVVTMPFSVREGINIFLDGFVPTENMRFRTESLTFKVSESATEEEIKRMNHYVYPSMVKTLGKFELTVEKGHFSDSEILVLLGENGTGKTTFIRMLAGNLQPDGEVELPMLNISYKPQKISPKFQNHVRHLLHDKIRDAYVHPQFIADVMKPMKIEEIMDQEVQNLSGGELQRVALVLCLGKPADVYLIDEPSAYLDSEQRLVAAKVIKRYILHAKKTGFVVEHDFIMATYLADRVIVIEGQPSVKTTAFSPQSLLNGMNRFLELLGITFRRDPNNFRPRINKNNSVKDTEQKRSGQFFFLEDEACN
- the LOC108013228 gene encoding myotubularin-related protein 9, yielding MEFADLIKTPKLDGVLLHDPSNAGASGATVGTLCITGHHLLLSARQETSQELWLLHKNIDCVEKKPSLSQNIVVGGLITLKCKDLRIISLEIKCGKEFFNVAASLEALSAIQNTELLYPFFYRPMYSILEDGYTMFRPELEFAKLISGVGMGGGSSPNVANITICMPSTSTSTLAVGPGLPHPLQNGFAIDALAGGVGGGALQGTQAACEWRITNVNRDFSVCATYGATLIVPKAITDEQIVLSAAFRDGGRFPVLSYRHENGATLMRSSQPLSIQGIKRCRADEAILNLVLGRSRKGFIVDTWGKGKSNTETDLHYSQWKKVNRSIGNVSSPASILDSFARLIEACNDLGCSSDKWLSRLESSGWLSLVLNSLNASCVVAQCLDQEGSPVLVHGAKGLDSTLIVTSLVQIILNPDCRTVRGLQALIEREWIQAGHPFASRHRFSCYTPNQTRNKTSGATFVLFLDCIYQLYTQFPCSFEFSTQLLILLFEHSHFSQYGTFLCDSERERSELNVHTRTTSLWSYLNRPDVLQTLLNPLYEPNANVIWPSVAPISLELWSDLYLRWVIDQRSCATVMSQIQELVTHEKELRTQALKLRKQALELSQEVSTLMKSSDVA
- the LOC108012518 gene encoding uncharacterized Golgi apparatus membrane protein-like protein CG5021 isoform X3, with amino-acid sequence MASATVRNVPLLDDDTIPFGEEDEMRDPSRAGQKYTHPYVTFFHLFFRGAAIVIYMFCGWFSDSFITSFVFVVLFLSADFWTVKNISGRLLVGLRWWNYVDDDGVSHWVFESKNSRINKHEQRIFWLGLILCPFFWGLFFLMALFGLKFKWLLLVMIAIALNAANLYGYIKCNYGASQDLNSAATDFVKTQLFKNAMDIMTRPSGAPPPTNVRPTGVV
- the LOC108012518 gene encoding uncharacterized Golgi apparatus membrane protein-like protein CG5021 isoform X4 — protein: MASATVPLLDDDTIPFGEEDEMRDPSRAGQKYTHPYVTFFHLFFRGAAIVIYMFCGWFSDSFITSFVFVVLFLSADFWTVKNISGRLLVGLRWWNYVDDDGVSHWVFESKNSRINKHEQRIFWLGLILCPFFWGLFFLMALFGLKFKWLLLVMIAIALNAANLYGYIKCNYGASQDLNSAATDFVKTQLFKNAMDIMTRPSGAPPPTNVRPTGVV
- the LOC108012518 gene encoding uncharacterized Golgi apparatus membrane protein-like protein CG5021 isoform X2 yields the protein MASATVPLLDDDTIPFGEEDEMRDPSRAGQKYTHPYVTFFHLFFRGAAIVIYMFCGWFSDSFITSFVFVVLFLSADFWTVKNISGRLLVGLRWWNYVDDDGVSHWVFESKNSESYQSRINKHEQRIFWLGLILCPFFWGLFFLMALFGLKFKWLLLVMIAIALNAANLYGYIKCNYGASQDLNSAATDFVKTQLFKNAMDIMTRPSGAPPPTNVRPTGVV
- the LOC108012518 gene encoding uncharacterized Golgi apparatus membrane protein-like protein CG5021 isoform X1; its protein translation is MASATVRNVPLLDDDTIPFGEEDEMRDPSRAGQKYTHPYVTFFHLFFRGAAIVIYMFCGWFSDSFITSFVFVVLFLSADFWTVKNISGRLLVGLRWWNYVDDDGVSHWVFESKNSESYQSRINKHEQRIFWLGLILCPFFWGLFFLMALFGLKFKWLLLVMIAIALNAANLYGYIKCNYGASQDLNSAATDFVKTQLFKNAMDIMTRPSGAPPPTNVRPTGVV
- the LOC108012611 gene encoding spermine oxidase, with product MEKCRASSRILIVGAGASGIAAATRLLQNNFGDVQILEAENRIGGRINTIAFGDNVVDVGAQWVHGKERNCVYEMVKDMGVVSDTGDFFSDVKRVRSNKEVVPHDLACSIHDIALRSMPSGPLPVVGSFGNHLVETYWRNIESHLPRVDRTLASEALDAFAKHESSIIGADSLFEVSVREHIEYDECDGDKLVHWGTKGYKRFLRLLMKVGEDAPEELGLLEGRVRLGKKVTKIELASPRKVIVRCEDGDYFEVDHVICTVSLGVLQEQHERLFVPPLPAAKVNAIRGLTLGTVNKMYMEFEEQPFPKDWVGFFCFWLAEDLKELRKTEYFWLEGITGCHKITCQPRLLMAWVGGSFGRHMETLSDEKVLEGLQWLFRKFLTFEIPPPKRFHRSKWFSNPNFRGTWTFRPTKADERETGPRDLEAPVTGEDGHLGLLFAGEASSRNHFSTVHGAVEAGWREADRLIRLYSTCGSKS